Within Agarivorans litoreus, the genomic segment AGACTGCCGGATAAAAACTTTCGTGCATCGATTGTCCATTTTTTCTGCAACCGCTGCTACTTTACATGATTATATTACATAAGAAAATAATCATTTACTAAACAAGCAATTAGCTCACAATTACTAAGTCAAGCTCTAGCTTAAAGCACTGCCTTGGGGGCCATCACAGGCCAGCTTTTTGGCTATATCAGTAAGGGCTAACCACTTGTTTTGGCACCAATTTGGCGCCAGTAAAACCGGCGGCCGAGCATGGGCACTTACACGGTGATAAACCACATGTTCAGGGGTATGGCGAATAAGTTTTACCGCTTGTTCAACGTAGTGCTGCTGGCTCATGGTATCTAAGCGGCCTGCTCGCCACGCCTTAGCCATGGTACTACCCTCAACTACATGCAAAGGATGCAGCTTTATGCCAGCAATACCTTCAGCAAGTACCGCCTTAAGTGATTGCATATAATGTTCAGGCGCTTCTCCAGGCAAGCCTAAGATAAGATGAGCGCATACTTTTAAACCGTATTGGTGGGCACGAGCTACAGCCTTTTGAAACGCCGCAAAATCATGACCACGATTTATTTTCTTTAACGTTTCATCATGGGCAGTTTGCACACCTAACTCTAGCCACACTTCTTTTCCTTGAGTCTGATACTCTGCCAGCATTTCTAACACCGCTTCGGGTACGCAATCTGGGCGGGTACCAATGCATAAACCCACCACAGACTCATCGGCTAAGGCTTGCTGATACATCCCACGCAAATATTCTACTTCGGCATAGGTGCTGGTATAGGCCTGAAAGTAGGCTAAATAGCGGATGTCTTTATGTTTTAGCTCAGCCTTGCGTGCATCCAGCTGTTCGCCAATCGACATCATTTGCTGTTGCGGTTTAACAAAAGCATCTACGTTGCAAAAGGTACAGCCACCTTTACCAATACTGCCATCGCGATTTGGGCAGGTGAAATCGCCATCCACACTTAGCTTGCGCACTCGCCCGCTAAAATGTTGTTTAATATGACGACCTAGGGTGTTTACATATAAATCTAGCTGCACAGCTTTCACTCTTTAATAAAGTGGGAAAAACCCCAAAACGGCGGCTAGTCTACTGGCAGCAGCCAGCTAGGTCTTAGTTGTAGATCAAGGGAGCACAAGATTTAAACATTAGATGATCAACAACAGTGCTCTCAATTCCCCTTCAGCAAAGATAAACAGCATCTCTTGAAGCTGCTATACTGCGTGCCGCTAATTCAGTCGCACCTAGGAATCAACATGAGCTCTCAAGCATTAATCGACGCAAATGACCGTCTAACCACTAAGCAGCGTTACCAAAGCTTTATCGAACAAACTCGCAAGAGCCAACAGGTTTGGACCTTAAGTGACGAACAAGGTTGTTTGATTATCGAAACCGGTGACGAAAAAGTATTACTGCTATGGAGCGAGCAAGCTCTTGCAGAACACTGGGCCAGTAAAGATCACGCAAACTTTAAAGCCCTCGCCATTAGTTTGAGTGACTTGACCGAGAAGTGGCTCCCGGGAAT encodes:
- a CDS encoding TIGR01212 family radical SAM protein (This family includes YhcC from E. coli K-12, an uncharacterized radical SAM protein.) codes for the protein MQLDLYVNTLGRHIKQHFSGRVRKLSVDGDFTCPNRDGSIGKGGCTFCNVDAFVKPQQQMMSIGEQLDARKAELKHKDIRYLAYFQAYTSTYAEVEYLRGMYQQALADESVVGLCIGTRPDCVPEAVLEMLAEYQTQGKEVWLELGVQTAHDETLKKINRGHDFAAFQKAVARAHQYGLKVCAHLILGLPGEAPEHYMQSLKAVLAEGIAGIKLHPLHVVEGSTMAKAWRAGRLDTMSQQHYVEQAVKLIRHTPEHVVYHRVSAHARPPVLLAPNWCQNKWLALTDIAKKLACDGPQGSALS
- a CDS encoding DUF2750 domain-containing protein, whose translation is MSSQALIDANDRLTTKQRYQSFIEQTRKSQQVWTLSDEQGCLIIETGDEKVLLLWSEQALAEHWASKDHANFKALAISLSDLTEKWLPGMANDGFDLAVAPSFAGEGTIVAPLDLADELSSGKIK